Proteins encoded by one window of Candidatus Hydrogenedentota bacterium:
- a CDS encoding peptidyl-alpha-hydroxyglycine alpha-amidating lyase family protein → MFGDMRKLNYRVIALAACAVCCAMADPPSPEYPRINPAPWFEVDPAWPQKPAEFTWGAMAGVAVDKDDNVWIYTRATPSVQVYAPDGKYLFGWGEGTGAHHIMIDREGYVWTTDFVRHVVEKHERDGKVLLTLGVENEAGTDEKHFFRPTDVAVASNGDLFVSDGYGNARIVHFTKDGTFVKTWGTLGVEDGQFSIPHSIAIDSKDRIYVCDRNNARVQVYSTEGALLDSWKHIAVPWSIFITDKDEIWICGSSPMPWVNDPKYPHMPLGCPPKDQLVMRFNIDGKLQQLWTIPKGDDGSEKPGELNWVHCIALDSKRNLYLGDIQGKRVQRFLLSLSP, encoded by the coding sequence ATGTTCGGGGACATGCGTAAACTCAATTACCGCGTGATTGCTCTTGCCGCGTGCGCAGTCTGTTGCGCGATGGCCGATCCGCCGTCGCCCGAATATCCTAGAATCAACCCCGCGCCGTGGTTTGAAGTCGATCCTGCGTGGCCGCAGAAGCCCGCGGAATTCACGTGGGGCGCCATGGCGGGCGTGGCCGTCGACAAAGACGATAACGTGTGGATCTATACGCGGGCGACGCCATCGGTGCAGGTCTACGCGCCGGACGGAAAATACCTCTTCGGTTGGGGCGAAGGTACGGGCGCGCACCACATCATGATCGACCGCGAAGGCTACGTGTGGACCACCGACTTCGTACGGCACGTTGTGGAGAAACATGAGCGCGACGGCAAAGTGCTGCTGACGTTGGGGGTGGAGAACGAGGCGGGGACTGACGAGAAACACTTCTTCCGTCCCACGGACGTCGCAGTGGCGTCGAACGGCGATTTGTTTGTGTCGGACGGTTACGGCAACGCGCGCATCGTGCACTTCACGAAAGATGGCACGTTTGTGAAGACGTGGGGAACGCTGGGCGTTGAGGACGGGCAGTTCAGCATCCCGCACTCGATTGCTATCGATTCCAAAGACCGGATCTACGTGTGCGACCGCAACAATGCGCGTGTGCAGGTATATTCGACCGAAGGCGCGTTGCTGGATTCATGGAAGCACATCGCGGTGCCATGGTCAATCTTCATCACGGATAAGGACGAAATCTGGATTTGTGGTTCGTCGCCGATGCCGTGGGTGAACGATCCGAAATATCCTCATATGCCGCTGGGCTGTCCGCCGAAGGATCAACTTGTCATGCGGTTCAACATTGACGGAAAGTTGCAGCAGCTTTGGACTATTCCCAAAGGCGACGACGGCAGCGAGAAACCCGGGGAGTTGAATTGGGTTCACTGCATTGCGTTGGATTCGAAGAGGAATCTGTATCTTGGGGATATTCAGGGCAAGCGGGTGCAGCGATTTCTGTTGAGCCTCTCGCCGTAA
- a CDS encoding diguanylate cyclase, which produces MIQVNAQDIALLHEIIDCILRGKPARRYHAPANAQETEFDGLAQAIDRLVDEYETLSRFAEALSRGDLEAEPPRGWMLALQSMKNLHASLRHLTWKTQQVARGDFTQRVDFMGEFSVSFNWMVEQLSANRDALLQKNAELETASRTDPLTGLPNRRGANEVFAREFLRADRTQRTNAVLVVDIDHFKRINDTFGHDAGDAVLVNVAHTLSGGVRKIDLCARWGGEEFLVLLTETDLVAALEVAERLRSRVIALRTRFNDTDIGATISIGLALCQKGEGVDSCIGRSDGCLYRAKEAGRNQIWYQDGADASPQAYTNAR; this is translated from the coding sequence ATGATCCAGGTTAATGCTCAGGACATCGCGCTCCTGCACGAAATCATCGACTGCATTCTCCGGGGCAAGCCGGCCCGGCGCTATCATGCGCCAGCCAATGCACAGGAAACGGAATTCGATGGCCTCGCGCAGGCTATAGATCGACTCGTGGATGAATACGAGACGCTGTCCAGGTTCGCCGAGGCCCTCTCACGCGGCGACCTGGAAGCGGAGCCGCCCCGCGGCTGGATGCTTGCGCTTCAATCCATGAAGAACCTGCACGCCAGCCTGCGTCATCTGACCTGGAAGACCCAGCAGGTAGCCAGAGGCGACTTCACCCAACGCGTGGATTTCATGGGGGAGTTCTCGGTAAGCTTCAACTGGATGGTCGAGCAACTCTCGGCCAATCGCGATGCCCTTCTCCAGAAAAACGCCGAGTTGGAGACGGCCTCCCGCACCGACCCCCTCACGGGTCTTCCAAATCGGCGCGGCGCCAACGAAGTGTTTGCCCGCGAATTCCTGCGAGCCGACCGGACCCAACGCACAAATGCCGTGCTTGTGGTCGATATCGATCATTTCAAGCGAATCAATGACACCTTTGGACACGATGCCGGCGATGCGGTGCTCGTGAACGTGGCCCATACGCTCAGTGGTGGCGTGCGAAAGATCGATCTGTGCGCACGATGGGGCGGGGAGGAATTCCTGGTTCTGCTCACCGAAACGGATCTGGTCGCCGCGCTTGAAGTCGCCGAGCGCCTGCGCAGCCGCGTCATTGCCCTGCGCACACGCTTCAACGACACCGACATTGGCGCCACAATCAGCATCGGACTTGCCCTGTGCCAGAAGGGCGAAGGCGTGGATTCGTGCATCGGGCGCAGCGATGGGTGCCTCTACCGCGCAAAGGAAGCCGGCAGAAACCAAATCTGGTATCAAGACGGCGCGGACGCGTCTCCTCAGGCGTACACGAACGCGCGATAG
- a CDS encoding 4-vinyl reductase: MFKDRENRPSFSWAMLGNVEAGRPNLGTTTDVSVYRLMQFTLRDVLITELGVDKANEIFYRAGKTAGQHFYEKLITNRESFNEFVAQLQDLLKSLRIGILRVERSDLEALSFTMTVAEDLDCSGLPVCDEEICTYDEGFIAGLLLAHTGVEFNVKEVDCWCSGDRVCRFEARRQM, from the coding sequence ATGTTCAAGGATAGGGAAAACCGGCCCAGCTTCAGCTGGGCCATGCTTGGCAACGTGGAAGCGGGTCGTCCAAACCTGGGCACCACCACGGATGTGTCGGTCTATCGATTGATGCAATTCACGCTGCGGGATGTCTTGATAACCGAATTGGGGGTCGATAAGGCCAACGAAATCTTCTATCGCGCAGGAAAAACCGCGGGGCAGCACTTCTACGAAAAGCTCATCACAAACCGCGAGTCGTTTAATGAATTCGTGGCTCAACTGCAGGATCTGCTCAAGAGCCTTCGCATCGGAATACTTCGCGTCGAACGATCCGATCTCGAGGCGCTCTCTTTCACCATGACGGTCGCGGAAGACTTGGACTGCTCCGGATTGCCCGTTTGCGATGAGGAAATCTGCACCTACGATGAAGGCTTCATCGCTGGCCTGCTCCTCGCACACACCGGCGTGGAATTCAATGTGAAGGAAGTGGATTGCTGGTGTTCCGGTGACAGGGTCTGCCGCTTCGAAGCCAGACGTCAGATGTGA
- a CDS encoding Gfo/Idh/MocA family oxidoreductase, translated as MNRREFLSKTTKTAMAVGVANTFSINVLGANEKIVVGIMGVRGRGSYLAPTFAERDDVILKYIADPDSRLFPSRAKSVEDVCGKAPECVQDYRRILDDPEVNALINSTPNHWHALPTVQACQAGKDVYVEKPTCHNIWEGRKMVEAARKYNRVVQVGTQTRSGEYAKAARDYVASGALGDIHFVRVLNSKVRGTIGKEVDKDPPEGVDYEMWLGPAPKRPFNENRFHYAWNWFWDYGAGDITNDGCHQVDMARYIAGLTCPKSVYSTGGMQFFDDDQETPDTHVVNWDFDKVTMVFEQVLWAPYMKKTPMEIRDKDILPTWPFSGTRVEIYGTKEFMYFGRHGGGWQTFAPDNDYGHSSQIVHGNFPQKEHIANFLDCIRSRNTPNADIAEGQLSTSLCHYGNASYRLGRKLFIDAATETFVNDDEANALIKREGREPFRMPDTV; from the coding sequence ATGAACCGACGCGAGTTCTTGAGTAAAACGACGAAGACGGCCATGGCAGTGGGCGTGGCAAATACGTTCTCCATCAACGTGCTGGGTGCGAATGAGAAGATCGTCGTAGGCATCATGGGTGTCCGCGGGCGCGGCAGTTACCTCGCTCCAACGTTCGCCGAACGTGACGACGTCATTCTGAAGTACATCGCTGATCCGGATTCGCGCCTCTTTCCAAGCAGGGCCAAATCCGTCGAAGATGTCTGCGGCAAGGCCCCGGAATGCGTGCAGGATTATCGGCGTATTCTCGACGATCCTGAAGTCAACGCACTGATCAATTCGACGCCAAACCATTGGCATGCCCTCCCGACCGTCCAGGCCTGCCAGGCGGGCAAGGATGTCTACGTAGAGAAACCAACGTGTCACAACATCTGGGAAGGCCGCAAGATGGTCGAGGCGGCGCGCAAATACAACCGCGTCGTTCAGGTCGGCACGCAAACACGCAGCGGAGAATATGCCAAGGCCGCTAGAGACTACGTTGCTTCCGGAGCGCTGGGCGACATCCATTTTGTGCGCGTGCTGAACAGCAAAGTGCGCGGCACAATCGGTAAAGAAGTGGATAAAGACCCGCCCGAGGGCGTCGACTACGAGATGTGGCTGGGACCCGCTCCCAAGCGCCCCTTCAACGAGAATCGCTTCCACTATGCGTGGAACTGGTTCTGGGACTACGGCGCGGGTGATATCACCAACGACGGTTGCCATCAGGTGGACATGGCCCGCTATATCGCCGGGCTCACGTGTCCGAAGTCCGTTTATTCGACGGGCGGCATGCAATTCTTCGACGACGACCAGGAAACGCCCGACACCCACGTGGTGAATTGGGACTTCGACAAGGTAACGATGGTCTTCGAGCAGGTGCTCTGGGCGCCGTACATGAAAAAGACGCCCATGGAAATCCGCGACAAGGACATTCTTCCCACGTGGCCCTTTAGCGGCACGCGCGTGGAAATCTACGGCACGAAAGAGTTCATGTACTTTGGCAGGCATGGCGGCGGTTGGCAGACCTTCGCGCCGGACAACGATTATGGCCACTCCTCGCAGATCGTGCACGGCAACTTTCCGCAGAAGGAACACATCGCCAACTTCTTGGACTGCATCCGCTCGCGCAACACGCCGAACGCCGATATCGCGGAAGGCCAATTGTCAACGAGCCTTTGCCACTACGGCAACGCCTCGTACCGGCTTGGCCGCAAACTTTTCATTGACGCTGCAACCGAGACCTTTGTTAATGACGACGAGGCCAACGCCCTCATCAAACGCGAAGGCCGCGAACCATTCCGCATGCCGGACACGGTGTAG
- the uvrA gene encoding excinuclease ABC subunit UvrA gives MPPKKKTVQDAIVIRGAREHNLKNLNLSIPRDKLVVITGLSGSGKSSLAFDTIYAEGQRRYVESLSAYARQFLEQMEKPDVDYIEGLSPAISIEQKTTHRNPRSTVGTVTEIYDYLRLLFARIGRPHCPTCGKPIQAQTPQAIVDFIVGLPEGTKVQLLAPVIRQRKGTYQKVFDDIKRQGFSRVRVNGEFRTLDEKIELERYVKHDIDVVVDRLVVKEGIARRLTDSVETALKLADGIIRVFQELPDKTVREVIQSEHFACVDCGTSFEEISPRMFSFNNPHGACPECTGIGTTIEVDPELVIPDANLSVSRGAVRPWSMRRVLDAWYMRALVSVVKHYGCSPDTPWKRLPADVQQKLLYGSGSEEINFSYSNERNTIEVSRAFEGVIPNLERRYKETESSKSREMISEFMSTKPCPACKGARLRPESLAVTIGHKTILDVTGMSISDALRYFEHLKLTKTESMIAERVLKEIRERLGFLVNVGLDYLALDRNAGTLSGGESQRIRLATQIGSGLMGVLYILDEPSIGLHQRDNQKLIATLTRMRDLGNTVIVVEHDEETIRTADHVIDLGPGAGVHGGEIVAQGTPAQVMKVKDSWTGKFLSGAFKIGAPKQRRKPNGNWLVIRGAQHNNLKNINAEIPLGVFTCITGVSGSGKSSLINETLYPAAMKTVYDSIRVKPGKHDRIEGLEHIDKVIDMDQSPIGRTPRSNPATYTGLFTPIRDIFAKVPEARARGYQPGRFSFNVKGGRCETCEGDGVIRIEMHFLPDVYVPCEECKGMRYNRDTLEVRYKGKNIFEVLDMTVEEGCTFFKPIPAVYSKLETLNDVGLGYIKLGQAATTLSGGEAQRVKLATELSKRQTGRTLYILDEPTTGLHAVDVDKLLSVLHRLVDAGNTVLVIEHNLDVIKTADWIIDLGPEGGDNGGRILAAGPPQEIVKTKTSYTGQHLKGLV, from the coding sequence ATGCCTCCGAAGAAAAAGACCGTTCAAGACGCCATCGTCATTCGCGGTGCGCGTGAACATAATCTCAAGAATCTGAACCTGTCGATTCCCCGCGATAAACTCGTCGTAATCACGGGGTTAAGCGGGTCGGGAAAGTCGAGTCTCGCATTCGACACGATCTACGCCGAGGGGCAGCGCCGCTACGTCGAGAGTCTATCTGCGTACGCTCGCCAGTTCCTGGAGCAGATGGAGAAGCCCGATGTCGACTACATCGAGGGCCTCAGCCCGGCCATCTCCATCGAGCAGAAGACCACCCATCGCAACCCGCGCTCGACCGTCGGCACCGTTACCGAAATCTACGATTATCTGCGTCTGCTGTTTGCGCGAATCGGAAGGCCGCACTGCCCGACGTGCGGCAAACCCATCCAGGCACAGACACCGCAAGCCATTGTCGATTTCATCGTTGGGCTGCCGGAGGGCACAAAGGTACAGTTGCTGGCGCCCGTTATCCGGCAACGCAAAGGCACCTATCAGAAGGTCTTCGATGACATCAAACGCCAGGGTTTCAGCCGTGTACGCGTCAACGGCGAATTCCGCACCCTCGACGAAAAGATCGAGCTCGAACGGTATGTGAAGCACGACATCGACGTCGTGGTTGATCGCCTTGTCGTGAAGGAGGGCATTGCGCGGCGGCTGACGGATTCCGTCGAGACGGCGCTAAAACTTGCTGATGGCATCATTCGCGTCTTTCAGGAATTGCCGGACAAGACGGTGCGCGAGGTCATCCAGAGCGAACACTTCGCGTGTGTGGATTGCGGGACCAGTTTCGAAGAAATCAGCCCGCGGATGTTCTCGTTCAACAATCCGCATGGCGCTTGCCCGGAATGTACGGGAATCGGCACGACCATTGAAGTCGACCCCGAACTCGTGATTCCTGACGCAAACCTGTCGGTCTCGCGCGGAGCGGTGAGGCCGTGGAGCATGCGCCGCGTCTTGGACGCCTGGTACATGCGCGCGTTGGTCAGCGTCGTAAAGCACTACGGGTGCAGCCCCGACACGCCCTGGAAGCGCTTACCCGCCGATGTTCAGCAGAAGCTGCTGTATGGCTCGGGAAGCGAGGAAATCAACTTCTCTTACTCCAACGAACGCAACACCATTGAAGTATCGCGTGCGTTCGAAGGGGTTATCCCCAACCTGGAGCGCCGCTACAAAGAGACCGAGAGTTCCAAATCGCGCGAGATGATCAGCGAATTCATGTCCACGAAACCGTGCCCCGCGTGCAAGGGTGCGCGGTTACGCCCGGAATCCCTCGCGGTAACCATCGGTCACAAGACGATTCTCGATGTGACCGGCATGTCTATCTCGGACGCCCTCCGCTATTTCGAACATCTCAAGTTGACGAAGACGGAATCCATGATCGCCGAACGAGTGCTCAAGGAGATCCGCGAGCGGCTGGGCTTTCTTGTCAACGTGGGCCTCGACTATCTCGCCCTGGACCGCAATGCAGGAACGCTTTCGGGTGGCGAATCGCAGCGCATCCGCCTCGCCACACAGATCGGATCGGGACTGATGGGCGTACTCTATATTCTCGACGAACCGAGCATCGGCCTGCACCAGCGCGACAATCAGAAGCTCATCGCAACGCTTACCCGCATGCGCGACCTCGGCAACACCGTGATCGTCGTCGAACACGACGAGGAGACCATCCGCACGGCAGACCACGTGATCGACCTCGGCCCCGGCGCGGGCGTTCACGGCGGCGAGATCGTCGCGCAGGGCACCCCGGCTCAGGTGATGAAGGTGAAAGACTCGTGGACCGGCAAGTTCCTGTCGGGCGCGTTCAAGATCGGCGCTCCGAAACAGCGCCGCAAACCCAACGGGAACTGGCTCGTCATCCGTGGAGCGCAACACAACAATCTCAAAAACATCAACGCGGAAATTCCGCTCGGCGTATTCACGTGTATCACGGGCGTGTCCGGTTCCGGCAAATCGAGCCTCATCAACGAAACGCTATACCCCGCCGCGATGAAGACCGTCTACGACTCCATCCGCGTGAAGCCGGGCAAGCACGACCGTATCGAGGGTCTGGAGCATATCGACAAGGTCATCGACATGGATCAGTCGCCCATCGGACGCACGCCGCGCTCGAATCCCGCGACCTACACGGGATTGTTCACGCCGATTCGCGACATTTTCGCAAAGGTTCCCGAGGCGCGGGCGCGCGGGTATCAGCCCGGCCGTTTCAGCTTTAACGTGAAAGGCGGGCGCTGCGAAACCTGCGAGGGCGACGGCGTCATTCGGATCGAGATGCACTTCCTGCCGGACGTGTACGTGCCGTGCGAGGAATGCAAGGGTATGCGCTACAACCGCGACACGCTCGAGGTCCGTTACAAAGGGAAGAACATATTCGAAGTCCTTGATATGACGGTCGAAGAGGGATGCACGTTCTTCAAGCCGATTCCAGCGGTCTATTCAAAACTGGAGACGCTCAACGACGTCGGCCTCGGATACATCAAGCTGGGCCAGGCAGCCACAACGCTTTCTGGCGGCGAGGCGCAGCGCGTGAAGCTTGCAACCGAACTCTCAAAACGACAGACTGGCCGCACACTCTATATCCTCGACGAGCCCACAACCGGCCTGCATGCCGTCGATGTCGACAAGTTGCTCAGCGTTTTGCATCGCCTCGTCGATGCAGGCAACACGGTCCTCGTCATCGAACACAATCTTGACGTCATCAAAACGGCAGACTGGATCATCGATCTCGGTCCCGAGGGCGGCGATAACGGCGGACGCATTCTTGCCGCCGGCCCTCCGCAGGAGATTGTAAAGACCAAGACGTCGTATACCGGACAGCATTTGAAGGGGCTGGTGTAG